A section of the Chloroflexota bacterium genome encodes:
- a CDS encoding tyrosine--tRNA ligase: MPACRGALVLPDSRVEDQPYCRNLPRSRKVQGSHELTPIRPRPGIFAELESRGLVHSKTHEDLESILDREQMTLYCGFDPTAPSLQVGNLVPLLTLARFQRYRHRPIVVLGGGTGMIGDPSGKSDERNLLDQTTLSENAAAQRRQFEAILDFEDEVAPALMVDNLDWLAPLDLIGFLRDVGKHFPVSVMLSRESVNRRLGSDAGISFTEFSYQAIQAYDFLHLYRAYDCRLQIGGSDQLGNIVAGTDLIRRSLGPEDRAFGLVFPLLQTRSGQKMGKTAAGTIWLDAERTPVLDFYQYWYNFADEDVLAALKVFTFCDHVQIADAESQLRAEPAARRAQRLLADSVTALVHGAEAAAAARAEQAAMFGRGAAAGAASTPHLLVDSDDLEAGLDLRQLLVDCGLAPSRSQARRLIAQGAIRINGLKRGNEPLKPSDLDADGLILLAAGPRNRRLIGVRGTDQS, translated from the coding sequence ATGCCCGCTTGCCGCGGCGCCCTGGTTTTGCCGGATTCGAGGGTCGAAGACCAGCCTTATTGCCGAAACTTGCCCCGGAGCCGGAAAGTTCAAGGTAGCCACGAATTGACCCCGATACGGCCGCGTCCCGGCATCTTCGCCGAACTTGAATCGCGCGGCCTGGTCCATTCCAAGACCCACGAGGACCTCGAATCGATCCTCGACCGCGAGCAGATGACCCTTTACTGCGGGTTCGATCCGACCGCCCCTTCGCTGCAGGTCGGTAACCTCGTGCCGCTGCTGACACTGGCCCGTTTCCAGCGCTATCGCCACCGCCCGATCGTGGTTCTCGGCGGAGGCACCGGCATGATTGGCGACCCTTCGGGCAAGAGCGACGAACGCAACCTGCTCGACCAAACGACCCTGTCCGAAAACGCCGCCGCCCAGCGGCGCCAGTTCGAGGCGATCCTGGACTTTGAAGACGAGGTCGCGCCGGCCTTGATGGTCGACAACCTCGATTGGCTCGCCCCCCTCGACCTGATCGGGTTCCTGCGCGACGTGGGCAAGCACTTCCCGGTTTCGGTCATGCTCTCCCGGGAGTCGGTCAACCGGCGCCTCGGCAGCGATGCCGGGATTTCGTTCACCGAGTTCAGCTACCAGGCGATACAGGCCTACGATTTCCTACACCTGTACCGCGCGTACGACTGCCGGTTGCAAATCGGCGGGTCCGACCAGCTTGGGAACATAGTGGCCGGAACCGATTTGATCCGTCGCTCGCTCGGTCCCGAGGACCGCGCCTTCGGCCTGGTCTTCCCGTTGTTGCAGACCCGGAGTGGCCAGAAGATGGGCAAGACCGCCGCCGGGACGATTTGGCTGGACGCCGAGCGCACCCCGGTGCTTGATTTCTACCAGTACTGGTACAACTTCGCCGACGAGGACGTCCTAGCGGCGCTCAAGGTGTTCACTTTCTGCGATCACGTCCAAATCGCCGACGCCGAAAGCCAGCTGCGCGCTGAGCCGGCCGCGCGCCGGGCGCAACGATTGCTGGCCGATTCGGTCACCGCGCTCGTTCATGGCGCCGAGGCGGCGGCTGCCGCGCGTGCCGAACAGGCGGCAATGTTCGGCCGCGGCGCCGCGGCCGGGGCCGCCTCCACGCCTCACCTGCTGGTTGATTCGGACGATCTTGAAGCCGGGCTCGACCTGCGCCAGCTGCTGGTCGATTGCGGACTCGCGCCGTCGCGCTCCCAGGCCCGCCGGCTGATCGCCCAGGGGGCGATCAGGATCAACGGCCTAAAGCGCGGCAATGAGCCGCTGAAGCCCTCCGACCTCGACGCCGACGGGCTGATCCTGCTGGCGGCCGGACCGCGCAACCGCCGGCTGATCGGAGTGCGCGGAACCGACCAGAGCTAG
- a CDS encoding Gfo/Idh/MocA family oxidoreductase, translating into MSNSLGIGFIGAGGITRLRHAPGLAAIAGVDLVAVANRTRASGERFAADFGVRTVYADWRELLTDDRVDAVFIGTWPYLHSEISERALGAGKHVFCQARLAMDAADARRMLAAKEGTELTTMVCPPPHGMQFAPRIKQIVDSGTLGQIRHLVVRDFNPSYLDPRTPLHWRQRESLSGANTLTLGILYEVLLTWFGLRADWVLAGDATFVDERPAGDSSSAVERPDAVFVTAGLENGGLASLTFSSNAGGAGETAVSAYGTGASLHWTAGPSSSEGGNLTLRRAPGWTDEQFKPDPAAAWRVEADFIAAVRSGTDGNPNWELGLEYMQFVEAVERSARTGRRVRPASL; encoded by the coding sequence ATGAGTAACAGCCTGGGGATCGGGTTCATTGGCGCCGGCGGCATAACCCGGCTGCGACACGCCCCCGGACTGGCGGCAATCGCCGGGGTCGACCTGGTTGCGGTGGCCAACCGCACCAGGGCCTCGGGCGAGAGATTCGCCGCCGACTTCGGAGTCCGGACCGTGTATGCGGACTGGCGGGAACTGCTCACTGACGATCGCGTCGACGCGGTATTCATAGGGACCTGGCCTTACCTGCATTCCGAGATTTCCGAGCGAGCGCTTGGGGCAGGCAAGCATGTTTTCTGCCAGGCACGATTGGCGATGGACGCAGCTGATGCGCGCCGCATGTTGGCGGCCAAGGAAGGCACCGAACTCACCACGATGGTCTGCCCTCCGCCGCACGGCATGCAATTTGCACCCCGGATAAAGCAGATCGTCGATTCAGGAACCCTTGGCCAGATCAGGCACCTGGTGGTCCGGGACTTTAATCCGTCCTACCTGGATCCGCGGACGCCGTTGCACTGGCGTCAGCGCGAGAGCCTTTCCGGCGCCAACACCCTGACCCTGGGCATCCTCTACGAGGTGCTGCTCACCTGGTTCGGTCTGCGGGCCGACTGGGTACTGGCCGGCGACGCAACGTTCGTTGACGAACGACCCGCCGGGGATTCGTCGTCGGCCGTAGAGCGTCCCGACGCGGTATTTGTTACTGCCGGTCTGGAGAACGGCGGATTGGCCAGCCTGACTTTCTCCAGCAATGCCGGTGGCGCCGGCGAGACCGCCGTTTCGGCATACGGGACCGGGGCGAGCCTGCACTGGACGGCCGGCCCGTCCAGCAGCGAGGGTGGGAACCTGACCCTGCGGCGCGCGCCCGGATGGACTGACGAGCAATTCAAGCCCGACCCGGCGGCCGCTTGGCGGGTCGAAGCCGATTTCATCGCCGCGGTGCGCTCCGGAACCGACGGGAATCCCAACTGGGAGCTGGGACTGGAGTACATGCAGTTCGTGGAGGCGGTCGAGCGGTCGGCCCGCACCGGACGAAGGGTCCGGCCGGCTTCGCTCTAG
- a CDS encoding NAD(P)-dependent oxidoreductase has product MAKERVGLVGAGIMGIGLLGQVLRAGHPVTVYDANPEALERAAAMGADTAGSPAEAASEAEFVQAVLPGPPETEAAVFGDGGVAAGIGNGAIFLNHATVDPTFIISVADRLLEQGVETIDAPMLRGPEQARTGTLGMPVGANPGVYERAQHLIGAISEVQLQTGAVGTGSALKLVNNMLNCTILCATSESLTLGAKSGLKLETMLEAFYMTPARGMHHIWWPKTFTERNFEPGFTTTLSAKDSRLALKHASDLDVPISVNAAAQAMMRQAQVQYAREHYAAVLKIYEAAADIEPLRSVGDKLYPNVAELDI; this is encoded by the coding sequence ATGGCCAAAGAGCGAGTAGGACTTGTAGGCGCCGGGATCATGGGGATCGGCTTATTGGGGCAGGTGCTCCGCGCCGGGCATCCGGTCACCGTGTACGACGCCAATCCCGAGGCCCTGGAACGCGCCGCAGCCATGGGGGCCGATACCGCTGGCTCACCGGCCGAAGCGGCGTCCGAAGCCGAGTTCGTACAGGCCGTTTTGCCCGGTCCGCCTGAAACCGAAGCTGCGGTTTTTGGTGACGGCGGCGTGGCCGCAGGGATCGGAAACGGGGCGATATTTCTCAACCACGCCACCGTCGACCCGACGTTCATCATCTCGGTTGCCGACCGGCTCCTGGAACAGGGTGTGGAGACGATCGACGCCCCGATGCTGCGCGGACCCGAACAGGCCCGCACCGGCACCCTGGGAATGCCGGTCGGGGCCAATCCCGGTGTCTACGAGCGCGCTCAGCATCTGATCGGGGCGATCTCGGAAGTTCAACTTCAAACCGGCGCGGTCGGGACCGGATCGGCACTCAAACTGGTCAACAACATGCTCAACTGCACGATCCTCTGCGCAACTTCGGAGTCGCTCACCCTGGGCGCCAAGAGCGGATTGAAACTCGAGACCATGCTGGAGGCGTTCTACATGACGCCGGCTCGCGGAATGCACCACATTTGGTGGCCGAAAACATTTACCGAGCGCAATTTCGAACCGGGATTCACAACTACGCTCAGCGCCAAAGATTCGCGCCTGGCGCTCAAACACGCTTCCGACCTGGATGTTCCGATTTCGGTGAATGCAGCGGCGCAGGCAATGATGCGTCAGGCCCAAGTCCAGTACGCGCGCGAGCACTACGCCGCCGTCCTCAAGATTTATGAGGCCGCCGCCGACATCGAGCCGCTGCGCTCGGTCGGCGACAAGCTCTACCCCAACGTTGCGGAGCTGGACATATGA
- a CDS encoding prohibitin family protein, whose protein sequence is MQSRSSSLALGFVVVIVAIVALFAFFSIRIVGVGQAGVIHTFGVVDPVSKPPGLLLKLPWSALEQLNVRTQEFTMSSRTEEAGLGADDAVQTLTSEGLTVGLDITVLFRLEFQTAPVVFRTIGPDYQAIIVRPAIRNAIRDVVAQYTAQDLYTTGREQVAIQIEEQLRGALEPRGVNIENVLLRDVRLPPVIQQAIDDKLAEEQRVQQAEFSRQRQEVEAQRRVIEAGGERDAQAEIAKTLTDEYLQLLYINSLKDISGGSVVYVPVSPDTGLPVFVDASGSGNSAGN, encoded by the coding sequence ATGCAGTCCCGTTCCAGCTCCCTGGCATTGGGCTTCGTTGTCGTCATCGTCGCCATCGTCGCCCTGTTTGCTTTCTTCTCGATTCGAATCGTTGGTGTCGGGCAGGCGGGAGTAATTCACACTTTCGGCGTGGTCGACCCGGTATCAAAACCGCCCGGTCTGCTGCTGAAGCTCCCGTGGTCGGCGCTGGAGCAGTTGAACGTCCGGACCCAGGAATTCACGATGAGCTCGCGCACCGAGGAAGCCGGACTCGGCGCTGACGACGCGGTTCAGACGCTGACCAGCGAGGGTCTTACGGTAGGGCTCGACATTACGGTGCTGTTCCGCCTCGAATTCCAGACCGCGCCGGTAGTTTTCCGCACGATTGGGCCCGATTACCAGGCGATCATCGTCCGCCCCGCGATCCGGAACGCGATCCGTGACGTGGTGGCCCAGTACACCGCCCAGGACCTCTATACGACCGGTCGTGAGCAGGTGGCGATCCAGATCGAAGAGCAACTGCGGGGCGCGCTGGAGCCGCGCGGCGTCAACATCGAAAACGTGCTGCTGCGCGATGTGCGCCTGCCGCCCGTGATTCAGCAGGCGATCGACGACAAGCTGGCCGAGGAACAGCGGGTCCAGCAGGCCGAGTTCAGCCGCCAACGGCAAGAAGTCGAGGCCCAGCGCCGCGTCATCGAAGCCGGCGGTGAGCGCGACGCGCAGGCCGAAATCGCCAAGACGCTGACCGACGAGTACCTGCAGCTCCTTTACATCAACAGCCTCAAAGACATATCCGGCGGAAGCGTCGTTTACGTTCCGGTAAGCCCCGACACAGGCCTGCCGGTATTTGTCGACGCTTCCGGATCCGGAAACTCGGCCGGTAATTGA
- a CDS encoding NUDIX domain-containing protein: protein MSERPLRQKIACGGIVLCNGHGLLIRKHGLWDLPKGKRRRGEAVKDCAMREISEETGLAAALLKRRSKLCKTRYVAYYGGEPVLKKVHWLVFEYGGKLTDPLVPDFAEDIDLCRWVPFAELEEHFNGARPYLQPVARAVLDLLVEAVN from the coding sequence ATGAGTGAACGGCCGCTGCGCCAGAAGATCGCGTGCGGCGGGATCGTGCTCTGCAACGGCCACGGATTGCTGATCCGCAAGCACGGCCTCTGGGATTTGCCCAAGGGCAAACGCCGCCGCGGGGAGGCGGTCAAGGACTGCGCGATGCGGGAGATAAGTGAAGAAACCGGGCTGGCAGCCGCACTGCTTAAGCGGCGATCAAAGCTCTGCAAGACGCGCTACGTGGCCTATTACGGCGGAGAACCGGTGCTAAAGAAAGTTCACTGGCTGGTTTTCGAATACGGCGGCAAACTGACCGATCCGCTGGTCCCCGACTTTGCCGAAGATATCGACCTCTGTCGCTGGGTGCCGTTCGCCGAACTCGAAGAGCATTTCAACGGGGCCAGGCCATATTTGCAGCCGGTCGCCCGCGCAGTGCTCGATCTATTGGTGGAAGCCGTCAATTGA
- a CDS encoding phage holin family protein: MCRRFNSGSRHRIYMQIWPPPTDGEPPRPRPAWDRIAHRFAVQIVALALALALLSAVAPGIVSLPPFGQIEYLATLIAFAAILAAVNIVLRPLIYLLFGPLACLLIVLTFGAFHFILGAVLLLWASEVVPGVTVGGFGSALLAALLTSLAATLASALFVREAPVQVHFIRGRGSQDPDSGSEPD, encoded by the coding sequence ATGTGTCGCCGGTTCAATTCCGGCTCTCGGCACCGAATCTACATGCAAATCTGGCCTCCGCCCACCGACGGCGAACCGCCGCGACCGCGTCCCGCCTGGGACCGGATCGCGCATCGCTTCGCGGTTCAAATCGTAGCCCTGGCACTGGCGCTGGCGCTGCTGTCGGCCGTAGCGCCCGGAATCGTAAGCCTGCCGCCGTTCGGGCAGATCGAGTACCTTGCGACGCTGATCGCGTTCGCGGCGATCCTGGCCGCCGTCAACATCGTCTTGCGGCCCCTGATCTATTTGTTGTTCGGGCCGCTGGCGTGTCTTTTGATCGTGCTCACTTTCGGCGCCTTCCATTTCATTCTCGGAGCGGTGCTGCTGCTGTGGGCCAGCGAGGTGGTGCCCGGAGTAACCGTAGGGGGATTCGGCAGCGCGTTGCTGGCAGCGTTGTTGACTTCGCTGGCGGCGACCCTGGCTAGCGCGCTTTTCGTGCGAGAAGCCCCAGTTCAGGTCCATTTCATTCGCGGGCGGGGGTCGCAGGACCCGGATTCCGGCTCTGAGCCGGACTAG
- a CDS encoding ADP-ribosylglycohydrolase family protein produces MNIDSIDRWRGAVLGLACGDALGMPFEFADPVPSEPVTEMLPHERLRFGLRRTSATSADESISLPAGSWTDDTSMTLCLAESLLECGGVNLRDQMYRYWRWGRQGHLTPTGVTFGMGPTVRVALARFDSGEEVWGDESALTNGSLMRAAAAPLYFGSGAQLLDAAAECSEPTHRDPICRAACQVYAALVSAALGGARREDLLAAGAGSSGLERPFPGRLESILDGGLARRDRSQISGANDVQCTLEAALWAFAGTDDFESGAAAAISLGMDTDTTACVYGALAGAHYGVGGIPERWLETVQQRDLLEGFARRLHAAAN; encoded by the coding sequence ATGAACATTGATTCGATCGACCGCTGGCGCGGCGCCGTCCTGGGACTTGCCTGCGGCGACGCTCTGGGTATGCCGTTTGAGTTCGCCGACCCCGTTCCCTCCGAACCGGTCACCGAAATGCTGCCCCACGAGCGATTGAGGTTCGGGCTAAGGAGAACCAGCGCCACGTCGGCGGACGAATCGATAAGCCTGCCCGCCGGTTCCTGGACGGACGACACATCGATGACTCTCTGCCTGGCCGAAAGCCTACTTGAGTGCGGCGGCGTAAACCTGCGCGATCAGATGTATCGATATTGGCGTTGGGGAAGGCAGGGCCACCTGACGCCAACCGGCGTCACCTTCGGCATGGGCCCGACGGTCAGGGTCGCCCTGGCGCGGTTCGATTCCGGCGAGGAGGTTTGGGGAGACGAGTCCGCGCTTACCAACGGGTCGCTGATGCGCGCCGCCGCCGCCCCGCTTTATTTCGGCTCCGGAGCACAGCTGCTGGACGCGGCTGCCGAATGCTCCGAACCCACCCACCGCGATCCGATTTGCCGCGCGGCATGCCAGGTTTACGCGGCGCTAGTATCCGCCGCCCTTGGCGGAGCGCGGCGTGAGGATCTGCTGGCCGCCGGGGCCGGAAGTTCGGGCCTGGAACGCCCGTTTCCGGGGCGCTTGGAATCGATATTGGACGGGGGGCTTGCCCGGCGCGATCGATCCCAAATCTCGGGCGCCAACGATGTCCAGTGCACGCTCGAAGCGGCGCTGTGGGCATTCGCCGGCACGGATGACTTCGAATCCGGTGCGGCCGCGGCCATATCCCTGGGAATGGACACCGACACAACCGCCTGCGTCTACGGCGCCCTGGCGGGCGCCCACTACGGAGTGGGCGGCATTCCGGAACGCTGGCTCGAAACTGTGCAGCAGCGGGACCTCTTGGAAGGGTTTGCCCGACGATTGCACGCGGCCGCGAACTAG
- a CDS encoding phage holin family protein, with translation MLVNWVAAVAGLATAGALLWGSLDLPPTTSEEYWRTLAGFAAAFAVLTTYVRPLVFRLLGPVGCALTVLTLGSIHLVAAGLLFWLTLQLPLAVSVDGPLTTLATAAIIAVISVVAWQILGSETQDRRRR, from the coding sequence CTGTTGGTGAATTGGGTCGCGGCCGTTGCCGGCCTGGCGACCGCGGGGGCGCTGCTCTGGGGATCGCTCGATCTGCCGCCGACGACCTCGGAGGAATACTGGCGCACGCTGGCCGGGTTTGCCGCCGCGTTTGCGGTTCTCACGACCTACGTGCGACCGCTCGTCTTTCGGCTGCTGGGACCGGTCGGCTGCGCCCTGACCGTGCTCACCCTGGGGTCGATCCATCTCGTGGCGGCCGGTCTCCTCTTCTGGCTGACACTGCAATTGCCGCTGGCGGTGTCGGTCGATGGGCCGTTGACCACCCTGGCGACCGCGGCCATCATCGCCGTGATCTCGGTTGTTGCCTGGCAAATCCTGGGGTCCGAGACGCAGGATCGTCGCCGGCGATGA
- a CDS encoding NAD(P)-dependent oxidoreductase, translating into MAQMKVGFIGLGTMGLPMAANLVEAGFETVVWNRTASKAEPLVAAGAKLAGSPGELAAECEVVGACLLLPQISEDIFLGEGGVIERAAPGSTLIDFSTNGVDTAEKCFAAAKEKGIGYLDAPISGGPWGAEAGTLAIMVGGEQAAYDHAHPVLDVLGGNVNLMGGPGAGSVTKLANQVIFAAQLAIAGEAFVMAQKFGLDPERLLDVLQSATAASASLDRNFGMKVLKRDFDPAFSVDLLAKDLGLTSDLCRSLGVRNNVGMQAESFMREAQALGHGGLDITAAVLTLEHLAGVEVKPL; encoded by the coding sequence TTGGCGCAGATGAAAGTCGGATTCATTGGTCTCGGGACCATGGGCCTGCCGATGGCCGCCAATCTCGTCGAGGCCGGGTTCGAGACCGTTGTCTGGAACCGAACCGCATCCAAGGCCGAACCGCTCGTGGCCGCCGGCGCAAAACTCGCCGGATCGCCGGGGGAACTGGCCGCCGAGTGCGAAGTCGTCGGCGCCTGCTTGTTGCTGCCCCAAATCTCCGAAGACATATTCCTCGGCGAAGGTGGCGTTATCGAGCGCGCGGCGCCAGGTTCCACCCTGATCGACTTTTCAACCAACGGGGTGGATACCGCCGAGAAGTGCTTTGCGGCAGCCAAGGAAAAGGGAATCGGCTACCTCGACGCGCCAATTTCGGGCGGCCCTTGGGGAGCCGAGGCCGGGACCCTGGCGATCATGGTCGGCGGCGAACAGGCGGCCTATGATCACGCCCACCCGGTGCTGGACGTCCTGGGCGGAAACGTGAACCTTATGGGCGGACCGGGCGCTGGTTCGGTAACCAAGCTGGCCAACCAGGTCATCTTCGCCGCCCAACTGGCGATCGCCGGCGAGGCGTTCGTGATGGCCCAGAAGTTCGGGCTCGATCCCGAACGCCTGCTTGACGTCCTGCAGTCGGCGACCGCGGCCTCGGCCTCGCTCGATCGAAACTTCGGCATGAAGGTCCTGAAACGTGATTTCGACCCGGCTTTTTCGGTCGATCTGCTGGCCAAGGACCTGGGTTTGACGTCCGACCTCTGCCGTTCGCTGGGCGTCCGCAACAACGTCGGCATGCAGGCCGAGAGCTTCATGCGCGAAGCCCAGGCGCTGGGCCACGGCGGCCTGGACATAACCGCCGCCGTTCTGACGCTGGAGCATCTGGCCGGCGTGGAAGTCAAGCCCCTTTGA